From Peptoanaerobacter stomatis, one genomic window encodes:
- a CDS encoding VanW family protein → MKNKKPLLIIAISFIIIIISLIIFIFSLVNKDTIYENVYINKINVQGMTKSEAYDTISKNCEFGTLSLIYNNKKWQTDLKDAGFNYKVQDAVDKAIAIGRNQDTFQNILKIINLSYFGDKEYIDLDYTHNYKKIEEFCNKVGKELNSDPIEASISIENDKITITAGRDGKKLIASKIINELKEKIENDKEKDIDIKIPFDTKSPKLKYKELSQINGVISSFQTDYRTSGRSRAWNVELSASKIDNQLLMPGEEVSFLQKIGKITYSAGFRPAPVIVNNEYKNGIGGGVCQVSTTLYNALLEGNVEIKERSNHTFPAKYVPIGRDATVGDTSPDLKYKNNYPFPIFIKTYAQNGILTAKVYGDTTKAKKVQIYSERTSYIYPYTIYKKDSSLPKGTQIVESYGQLGQTSVTYKMEDGKKIIISKDRYSAKPKIIRVGTK, encoded by the coding sequence TTGAAAAATAAAAAGCCGCTATTAATAATAGCAATATCATTTATAATAATAATCATATCATTAATTATATTCATTTTTTCGCTAGTAAATAAAGACACCATTTATGAAAATGTGTATATAAATAAAATAAATGTTCAAGGAATGACAAAAAGCGAGGCATATGACACCATAAGTAAAAATTGTGAATTTGGAACATTAAGTTTAATCTATAATAACAAAAAATGGCAAACTGATTTGAAGGATGCGGGCTTTAACTACAAAGTTCAAGATGCAGTGGATAAAGCTATTGCAATAGGTAGAAATCAAGATACATTTCAAAATATATTGAAAATAATAAATCTTTCTTACTTTGGAGATAAAGAATATATAGACTTGGATTATACTCATAATTATAAAAAAATAGAAGAATTTTGCAATAAAGTCGGTAAAGAATTAAACAGTGACCCTATAGAAGCAAGCATAAGCATAGAAAATGACAAAATAACAATAACAGCAGGAAGAGACGGCAAAAAATTAATCGCATCCAAAATAATTAATGAGCTTAAAGAAAAAATAGAAAACGATAAAGAAAAAGACATAGATATAAAAATTCCGTTTGATACAAAATCACCAAAATTAAAATATAAAGAATTGTCACAAATAAACGGAGTTATATCAAGTTTTCAAACGGATTATAGAACAAGCGGAAGATCAAGAGCATGGAATGTCGAGCTGTCAGCAAGCAAAATAGACAACCAACTCTTAATGCCGGGAGAAGAAGTCAGTTTTTTGCAAAAAATAGGGAAAATAACTTATAGCGCAGGTTTCAGACCTGCACCTGTAATTGTAAATAACGAATATAAAAACGGAATAGGTGGCGGAGTTTGTCAAGTAAGCACGACATTATATAATGCGCTTTTAGAAGGAAATGTAGAAATAAAAGAACGCTCAAATCATACTTTTCCTGCAAAATATGTACCTATAGGCAGAGATGCAACGGTTGGTGATACATCACCTGATTTAAAATATAAAAATAATTATCCGTTTCCGATATTTATAAAAACTTATGCCCAAAACGGAATTTTAACCGCAAAAGTATATGGAGATACCACAAAAGCAAAAAAAGTACAAATATATTCAGAGCGTACATCATATATTTATCCATATACAATATACAAAAAGGACAGTTCACTTCCAAAAGGCACTCAAATAGTAGAAAGCTATGGACAATTAGGGCAAACCAGCGTAACATATAAAATGGAAGACGGCAAAAAAATCATAATTTCAAAAGACAGATATTCAGCAAAGCCGAAAATAATAAGAGTAGGAACAAAATAA
- a CDS encoding SpaA isopeptide-forming pilin-related protein, with translation YEQVGNAELNGNNVFELVNKPQEQNIGKLTIKVTKEWVGVEDPANLTATINLLENGDPTANKVVTGNNSVTFEVDKFDSDGNPLTFEQINQKYTINETNIPEGYKLGSISQPSMDENGVINYTVTNIKDEEVYRTLVAEKQWLNRDGSPMSDEDAAKYQVKITVSKLVNGNITPLSDEEVKGDLTITGNGKIEFKVPARDDQGNFIKYYLSEKVTDTDDGQVSYIQRTEDIKDPENKNQIQGLYGVKFINQLQDLTIKKLDGSNNNQPLQGIEFTIVKDNDMISGTTNSDGVLVGEGIVDGKISLSKGDYVVSETNAESMGYNKATTPVTLRVTTDSILIVNKDENGNEIGTTLLPNGVLKITNYVIGSENDPKVEPEDKQDDPTPVPDPDPNQPGGSPDSPGGQQDPNPQGGDSPGGNNQDDSSGGGNSGGGDSGDRDRDNEPRRPRTTSDTVTVNDDATPLSVPDTGNNGDADTVTVDEETTPLSAANTNGDELEIAEDEVPLSLPKTGSQDNMLYVILGMAMAIFGIKKFRK, from the coding sequence CTTATGAACAAGTAGGAAATGCAGAATTAAATGGAAACAATGTATTTGAACTTGTGAATAAACCGCAAGAGCAAAACATTGGCAAGCTAACAATAAAAGTAACTAAAGAGTGGGTAGGAGTAGAAGATCCGGCTAATCTTACAGCAACAATAAATCTTCTTGAAAATGGAGATCCTACAGCCAATAAAGTTGTAACTGGTAATAATAGTGTAACATTTGAAGTTGATAAATTTGACAGTGATGGAAACCCATTAACATTCGAACAGATAAATCAAAAATACACTATTAACGAAACTAATATTCCTGAAGGATATAAATTAGGTTCAATTTCACAACCTTCAATGGATGAAAATGGAGTTATTAACTACACTGTTACAAACATCAAAGATGAAGAAGTGTATAGAACTTTGGTTGCTGAAAAACAATGGCTTAATAGAGATGGAAGCCCAATGTCAGATGAAGATGCTGCAAAATATCAAGTTAAAATAACAGTTTCAAAACTTGTTAACGGAAATATAACACCATTATCAGACGAAGAAGTCAAAGGCGACTTAACAATAACAGGTAATGGAAAAATTGAGTTTAAAGTTCCTGCAAGAGATGATCAGGGCAACTTTATAAAATATTATCTATCTGAAAAAGTTACTGATACAGATGATGGACAAGTTTCATATATCCAGAGAACAGAGGATATTAAAGATCCTGAGAATAAAAATCAAATACAAGGATTATATGGAGTAAAATTCATAAATCAGTTGCAGGATTTAACTATCAAGAAATTAGACGGAAGTAATAATAATCAACCATTACAAGGTATAGAGTTTACTATAGTTAAAGATAATGATATGATATCAGGAACTACAAATAGTGACGGTGTATTGGTTGGCGAAGGAATAGTAGATGGTAAAATATCATTGTCAAAAGGTGATTATGTAGTAAGCGAAACTAATGCTGAAAGTATGGGTTATAATAAAGCTACAACACCTGTTACGTTAAGAGTAACAACAGACAGTATATTAATCGTTAACAAAGATGAAAACGGAAATGAAATCGGAACGACTTTATTACCTAACGGAGTATTGAAAATAACAAATTATGTAATAGGTAGTGAAAATGATCCTAAAGTCGAACCTGAAGACAAACAAGATGATCCGACTCCTGTTCCGGATCCGGATCCGAATCAACCGGGAGGAAGTCCGGATTCACCAGGAGGACAACAAGATCCGAATCCACAGGGGGGAGATTCACCGGGTGGAAATAATCAAGATGATAGTTCAGGTGGAGGAAACTCAGGCGGAGGAGATTCAGGAGATAGAGACAGAGACAACGAACCACGTAGACCACGTACAACTTCAGATACAGTAACAGTAAATGATGATGCTACGCCTCTATCAGTACCTGATACTGGTAATAATGGTGATGCAGATACAGTAACTGTGGATGAAGAAACTACACCTCTATCAGCAGCGAATACAAATGGTGATGAGTTAGAAATAGCTGAAGATGAAGTGCCTCTAAGCTTACCTAAGACAGGTAGTCAAGATAATATGCTATATGTAATATTAGGAATGGCTATGGCTATATTTGGAATAAAAAAATTCAGAAAATAA
- a CDS encoding 2-hydroxyacyl-CoA dehydratase subunit D: MSEIKELLEQFSYYANNPRKQLDKYLAQGKKAAGVFPYYAPEEIIYAAGVVPFGVWGGQGPIERAKEYFPTFYYSLALRCLEMALDGTLDGLSASMITTLDDTLRPFSQNYKVSAGRKIPMIFLNHGQHRKEEFGKIYNAKIFKKAKEELEKICDVKVTDESLKKAFEVYNENRAEKRKFIKLAGTHPQSIKASDRCYVLKSSYFMLKDEHTALLKELNAKLEQLPEESWDGVKVVTSGIITDNPGLLEVFDNYKVCIVADDVAHESRGLKVDIDLSIEDPMMALADQFARMDEDPILYDPDITKRPKYVLDLAKENGADGCLLFMMNFNDTEEMEYPSLKKAFDEAKVPLIKMGYDQQMVDFGQVKTQLETFNEIVQMNRF, translated from the coding sequence ATGAGTGAAATAAAAGAATTGTTAGAACAATTTAGCTATTATGCTAATAATCCAAGAAAACAACTTGATAAATACCTTGCACAAGGTAAAAAAGCTGCAGGAGTATTTCCATATTATGCACCTGAGGAAATAATATATGCTGCAGGAGTAGTTCCGTTTGGTGTATGGGGCGGACAAGGTCCGATAGAAAGAGCAAAAGAATATTTCCCTACTTTTTATTATTCATTAGCTCTTAGATGTTTGGAAATGGCTCTTGACGGTACATTGGACGGTTTATCAGCTTCAATGATTACTACATTGGATGACACATTAAGACCATTTTCACAAAACTACAAAGTGAGTGCCGGCAGAAAAATACCTATGATATTTTTAAATCATGGACAACATAGAAAAGAAGAATTCGGAAAAATATATAACGCAAAAATATTTAAAAAAGCAAAAGAAGAATTGGAAAAAATATGCGATGTAAAAGTTACAGACGAAAGCTTGAAAAAAGCATTTGAAGTTTATAACGAAAACAGAGCTGAAAAAAGAAAATTTATAAAATTGGCAGGAACTCATCCGCAATCTATAAAAGCATCAGACAGATGTTATGTTCTGAAAAGTTCATACTTCATGCTTAAAGACGAGCATACTGCTTTATTGAAAGAATTGAATGCAAAATTAGAGCAATTACCTGAAGAAAGCTGGGACGGAGTAAAAGTAGTTACAAGCGGAATTATAACAGACAATCCTGGATTGCTTGAAGTATTCGACAACTATAAAGTTTGCATAGTTGCAGATGACGTAGCACATGAATCAAGAGGACTTAAAGTAGACATAGACCTAAGCATAGAAGATCCTATGATGGCACTTGCAGATCAATTTGCACGTATGGACGAAGATCCTATATTATACGATCCTGATATAACAAAACGTCCTAAATATGTGCTTGATTTGGCAAAAGAAAACGGAGCGGACGGCTGTCTGTTATTTATGATGAACTTTAATGACACAGAAGAAATGGAATACCCTTCATTAAAGAAAGCATTTGATGAAGCGAAAGTTCCGCTTATAAAAATGGGATATGACCAACAAATGGTAGACTTCGGACAAGTTAAGACACAACTTGAAACATTTAATGAAATAGTACAAATGAATAGATTTTAA
- a CDS encoding leucine-rich repeat domain-containing protein produces the protein MWENDDFIFKGNELKGMTAKGKDKVKTQGLTDMVIPDTTPEGLPITRIGDNAFYRRKLTSVVIPNTVESIGYDAFGVCALKEVKLPDALKDIEGFAFYNNKLEKVEFGNNVKTIEPSAFALNNLENVDLPDSVEEIGASAFYKNSLTDVKVPKSIKKLDMYAFCKNNIKSVDVPNTIEFLHQNAFEQNTAVNK, from the coding sequence ATGTGGGAAAATGATGATTTTATTTTTAAAGGAAACGAATTAAAGGGAATGACAGCAAAAGGAAAAGATAAGGTAAAAACTCAAGGACTTACAGATATGGTTATACCTGACACTACACCTGAAGGACTACCTATTACAAGAATAGGAGATAACGCATTTTACAGAAGAAAACTTACTTCAGTAGTTATACCAAACACAGTAGAAAGTATAGGTTATGACGCATTCGGAGTATGTGCATTAAAAGAAGTAAAACTTCCTGATGCACTTAAAGATATAGAAGGATTTGCATTTTATAACAACAAATTGGAAAAAGTAGAATTTGGAAACAATGTTAAAACTATAGAGCCAAGTGCATTTGCACTTAATAATCTTGAAAATGTTGACCTTCCTGATTCTGTTGAAGAAATAGGTGCATCAGCATTTTATAAAAATTCACTTACAGATGTGAAAGTACCTAAATCAATCAAGAAGTTAGATATGTATGCTTTTTGCAAAAACAACATAAAAAGCGTAGACGTACCAAACACAATAGAATTCTTACATCAAAACGCATTTGAACAAAATACTGCAGTAAATAAATAA
- a CDS encoding VWA domain-containing protein codes for MKVRNRILNIFLAVMLVFTTLLSTNKEVFAATEPSAIDVQNEGNGIAEVKDNEGNMLYKLTKTIEEKDYVSKKATVTIGAEGGSVKSTESTKKKIDIVFLVDTSGSMKFGLDGTQNNVPYKNQRISKLKEALKNSFYLVQLLVKEKNLQGDIRVGLVSFAGESRPVTGLKKVVTDTNPPYDSVNATGWGSSVESLVAEGGTYTDKALSEVSAMFDNNDNKRIVVLMTDGKPTFSTEIKNYSNYEFNDTVTRGDGRNFELIPIMEPAHHINKAEWIEGYFRNCQVPEYWKRKNFWGKLKDKVDSHYVGESWEYIKGYFRNCDLPEYRRPEKNKEEGYFTGDYINVKDNGVAGILRAQMLKDNNTSIYTMGIGANEEELKTYLQALASEPDMFYPDSSANMSNFTQNLKNILYKEISNPTISDETLTDIMGEKVNLISGLDDIKSSINVSVKNNDSEIAAKRKAEIKKAIEDNLKINNDTITIEKITLAEGESFTIKYDIEPDVDKLAETDYGIWLDANQSATLGQKKFPKPKIKVFMPQLTIKKVDDKTGEALPGAEFSLYKNKRLFVPYKMTQNGYVNINGKITTDSNGTVKVNIPYGQYELKETKAPKDYLINKEEISLNVNDMEIIQEVRNTAIEKVQYSAHKTWQYVNENELNSYEVEVGLYEEGKTNEPA; via the coding sequence ATGAAAGTGAGAAATAGAATTTTAAATATATTTCTTGCTGTGATGTTAGTGTTTACCACACTATTATCTACAAATAAAGAAGTTTTTGCCGCTACTGAACCATCAGCTATAGATGTGCAAAACGAGGGTAACGGAATAGCAGAAGTTAAAGATAATGAAGGCAATATGCTTTATAAACTTACCAAAACTATAGAAGAAAAGGATTATGTCAGCAAAAAAGCAACTGTAACCATAGGAGCTGAAGGAGGCTCTGTAAAATCTACAGAATCTACAAAAAAGAAGATAGATATAGTATTTTTAGTAGATACATCAGGCTCTATGAAGTTTGGGCTTGACGGAACGCAAAATAATGTTCCTTATAAAAATCAAAGAATTTCTAAGCTAAAAGAGGCTTTAAAAAATTCTTTTTATTTGGTACAACTCTTGGTAAAAGAAAAAAATCTTCAAGGAGATATAAGAGTAGGTCTTGTATCATTTGCAGGAGAAAGTCGCCCTGTAACAGGTTTGAAAAAAGTTGTAACTGATACTAATCCGCCTTATGATAGCGTTAATGCAACTGGTTGGGGAAGTAGTGTTGAGTCTCTTGTTGCAGAAGGAGGAACATATACAGACAAAGCATTAAGCGAAGTGAGTGCTATGTTTGATAATAATGATAACAAAAGAATAGTTGTACTTATGACTGACGGCAAACCTACATTTTCAACAGAAATAAAAAACTATAGTAATTATGAGTTCAATGATACTGTCACAAGAGGTGATGGACGAAATTTTGAATTAATACCTATAATGGAGCCTGCACATCATATAAATAAAGCAGAATGGATAGAAGGTTATTTCAGAAATTGTCAAGTACCGGAATATTGGAAACGTAAAAATTTTTGGGGAAAACTTAAGGATAAAGTAGATTCACACTATGTAGGGGAAAGTTGGGAATATATAAAAGGATACTTTAGAAATTGTGATTTACCGGAATATAGAAGACCAGAAAAAAATAAAGAGGAAGGATATTTTACAGGTGACTATATTAATGTTAAGGATAATGGAGTAGCAGGTATACTTAGAGCTCAAATGCTAAAGGATAACAATACAAGTATATATACTATGGGTATTGGGGCAAATGAGGAAGAACTTAAAACATACTTGCAAGCTTTAGCAAGTGAGCCTGATATGTTTTATCCTGATTCATCAGCCAATATGTCAAACTTTACTCAAAACTTGAAAAACATCTTATACAAAGAAATATCAAATCCTACAATATCTGATGAAACTTTAACAGATATTATGGGTGAAAAAGTTAATTTGATAAGCGGTTTAGATGACATAAAAAGTTCTATAAATGTATCAGTTAAAAATAATGATTCAGAAATTGCAGCTAAAAGAAAAGCTGAGATAAAAAAAGCTATAGAAGATAATCTTAAAATTAATAATGATACTATAACTATAGAAAAAATAACATTAGCTGAAGGTGAGTCATTCACAATAAAATACGATATAGAACCTGATGTAGATAAACTTGCAGAAACAGATTATGGTATATGGTTAGATGCAAATCAAAGTGCTACATTAGGACAGAAAAAGTTCCCTAAACCAAAAATAAAAGTATTTATGCCTCAGCTTACAATAAAAAAAGTTGACGACAAAACAGGTGAGGCATTACCAGGAGCAGAGTTCAGCCTATACAAAAACAAAAGATTATTTGTTCCATATAAGATGACTCAAAACGGATATGTAAATATTAATGGGAAAATCACAACAGATTCAAATGGAACAGTAAAAGTAAATATACCTTACGGACAATATGAATTAAAAGAAACAAAAGCTCCTAAAGATTATTTAATAAACAAAGAAGAAATATCATTAAATGTAAATGATATGGAAATAATCCAGGAAGTTAGAAATACAGCAATTGAAAAAGTACAATACAGTGCACACAAGACATGGCAATATGTAAACGAAAATGAATTGAATAGTTACGAAGTAGAAGTAGGATTGTATGAAGAAGGAAAAACAAATGAACCTGC
- a CDS encoding PTS transporter subunit IIC — translation MKIKNYFIKTLNGMALGLFSSLIIGLILKQLGEILNHQMLILFGKTAQLMMAPAIGVGVAYSLSCPPLVIFASLVTGIFGGGSIKFVDNSAVLSIGEPVGAFVSSLVACEVGKRINGKTKVDIVVVPAITIISGAITGMFISPAVSTLMSTLGMIINTATTLQPILMGIVLSVIMGIILTLPISSAAISISLGLSGLAAGASLVGCCCNMIGFAVISYRENKIGGLISQGIGTSMIQIPNIIKNPKIWIPVIISSAILGPISTTVLKMECDSIGAGMGTSGLVGQVSTLTVMGKQAMIPIIIMHFILPALISLIISEYMRKKGYIKYGDMKL, via the coding sequence ATGAAAATAAAAAACTATTTTATCAAGACATTAAACGGTATGGCACTTGGACTTTTCTCATCGCTTATAATAGGACTTATTCTAAAACAATTGGGAGAAATATTAAATCATCAGATGCTCATATTATTCGGTAAAACTGCACAGCTAATGATGGCACCTGCAATCGGAGTTGGAGTTGCATATTCACTATCCTGCCCGCCACTTGTAATATTTGCATCGCTTGTAACAGGTATATTCGGAGGAGGCAGTATAAAATTTGTAGATAACAGTGCAGTCCTAAGTATAGGAGAACCGGTCGGAGCATTTGTATCATCGCTTGTAGCTTGCGAGGTAGGGAAAAGAATAAACGGCAAGACGAAGGTGGATATAGTTGTAGTACCGGCTATCACTATAATATCAGGAGCAATAACAGGAATGTTTATATCACCGGCAGTAAGTACGCTTATGAGTACGCTCGGTATGATAATAAATACAGCCACAACGCTTCAACCTATATTGATGGGTATAGTTTTATCGGTAATAATGGGAATTATACTTACACTTCCAATAAGTTCGGCAGCAATATCTATATCACTCGGTCTTAGCGGACTTGCTGCCGGAGCCTCGCTTGTAGGTTGTTGTTGCAATATGATAGGCTTTGCAGTTATATCATATAGAGAAAATAAAATTGGCGGATTGATTTCACAAGGTATAGGAACATCTATGATACAAATACCCAATATAATAAAAAATCCTAAGATTTGGATACCTGTAATAATATCAAGTGCAATTTTAGGACCAATATCAACAACAGTGCTTAAAATGGAGTGTGACAGCATTGGAGCAGGTATGGGAACAAGCGGTTTGGTAGGTCAAGTATCGACTCTTACAGTTATGGGTAAACAAGCTATGATACCTATAATTATAATGCATTTTATATTGCCTGCATTAATAAGCCTTATAATATCTGAATATATGAGAAAAAAAGGCTATATCAAATACGGCGATATGAAATTATAA
- the pepF gene encoding oligoendopeptidase F: MQNKLMQRSEISEDLKWNIKGLYESEQDYDNDVKKLQDLSCKFKADYDGKLNDENTILDALKVYEQIKILIDHTEHYASLDVSVDMNDNFKNLRASKYGMMVSEVFANISFFTSELALLDVTMLEKCKSLDNNYAVFFEDIIAEKPHKLDKNIEHALSMLDVVLESPSDCYENTKQMDIRFDNFEVNGKSYEMSFVKFENEYQYERDTDVRRSAYKHFAEKLDMYKHTIATDYNTQIQKEKIMSKMRGFDSVIDYLLFPQKVTRDMYNRQIDTIMTKLAPVMRKYASLIKKNNNLDRMTFADLKLPLFSDYAPKLNIDDAKDYVYNALKVLGDEYLEIAMNYKKDRWVDFAQNIGKSTGGFCASPYKKQPYILLSWTGLLSEVFTLVHEIGHAVHFSLAQKHNSILTQEPSLYLVEAPSTCNEMLLTNYLISNSKDEKFKKWAMSCMIENTYYHNFVTHLLEADYQRKVYDLVDKGETVNAYILSDLMKETYTNFWGDEIDLSTAEYTWMRQPHYYNGLYSYTYSAGLVVATVVSQNILNNVKDADKNWIKFLKSGGTKSPIELCKVANVDISTDSALNYTIDFIAKTVDEIAK, from the coding sequence ATGCAAAATAAACTTATGCAAAGAAGCGAAATAAGCGAGGATTTGAAGTGGAATATAAAAGGGCTATATGAGAGCGAGCAGGATTATGACAATGATGTAAAAAAACTACAGGATTTATCTTGCAAGTTCAAAGCTGATTACGATGGTAAGCTTAATGATGAAAATACTATACTTGATGCACTGAAAGTGTACGAGCAAATAAAGATACTGATTGACCACACTGAGCATTATGCAAGCTTAGACGTATCTGTCGATATGAACGATAACTTCAAAAACTTGAGGGCGAGCAAGTACGGTATGATGGTGTCTGAGGTATTTGCAAATATATCTTTTTTCACAAGCGAGCTTGCTTTACTTGACGTGACTATGCTTGAAAAATGCAAGTCTTTAGATAATAATTATGCTGTATTTTTTGAGGATATTATAGCTGAAAAACCTCATAAACTGGATAAAAATATTGAACACGCATTATCTATGCTTGATGTTGTGCTTGAATCTCCATCTGATTGTTATGAAAACACTAAACAGATGGATATCAGATTTGATAATTTTGAGGTAAACGGCAAAAGTTACGAGATGAGTTTCGTAAAATTTGAAAACGAATACCAATATGAGAGGGATACTGATGTAAGACGTAGTGCGTACAAACATTTTGCTGAAAAATTGGATATGTACAAGCATACTATTGCTACAGACTACAACACTCAGATACAAAAAGAAAAAATAATGTCAAAAATGCGTGGTTTTGACAGTGTAATCGACTATTTGTTATTCCCACAAAAAGTTACAAGAGATATGTATAACAGACAAATAGATACAATAATGACAAAATTAGCTCCTGTTATGAGAAAATATGCATCTCTTATCAAGAAAAACAACAATCTTGACAGAATGACTTTTGCTGATTTGAAATTACCTTTGTTTTCTGATTATGCACCAAAATTGAATATTGATGATGCTAAGGACTATGTGTATAATGCTCTCAAGGTTTTGGGTGATGAATATTTGGAAATAGCTATGAATTACAAAAAGGACAGGTGGGTTGATTTTGCACAAAATATCGGTAAATCTACGGGAGGTTTTTGTGCAAGTCCTTACAAGAAACAACCTTATATATTGTTATCTTGGACAGGGCTTTTGAGTGAAGTGTTTACTCTTGTTCATGAAATCGGTCATGCAGTCCATTTTTCTCTTGCTCAAAAACACAACAGCATATTGACACAAGAGCCGTCTTTGTATTTAGTGGAAGCTCCCTCTACTTGCAATGAGATGCTACTTACAAATTATCTGATTTCAAACAGTAAGGACGAGAAATTTAAAAAATGGGCTATGTCTTGTATGATTGAAAATACTTATTATCATAATTTTGTAACTCATTTGTTGGAGGCTGATTATCAAAGAAAGGTATATGATTTAGTTGACAAAGGCGAAACTGTAAATGCTTATATCTTATCTGATTTAATGAAAGAAACTTATACTAATTTCTGGGGAGATGAGATAGATTTATCTACTGCTGAATATACTTGGATGAGACAACCACATTATTATAACGGATTATACTCTTACACTTATTCTGCCGGACTTGTTGTGGCTACAGTCGTAAGCCAAAACATACTCAATAATGTTAAAGACGCTGATAAAAATTGGATTAAGTTTTTGAAATCAGGTGGCACAAAATCTCCTATAGAGTTGTGTAAAGTAGCTAATGTTGATATATCAACAGATAGTGCATTAAATTATACAATAGATTTCATAGCAAAAACCGTTGATGAAATAGCAAAATAA
- a CDS encoding DegV family protein: MDKIAILADTGCGLTDNYWEKDTYMLPLYVHFSDKSYKDMVEISSNEVYEKMDKEGLAKTSIPSVGEIKQMIEKIKSDGYTDILVISLSSGLSGVHNAICMAAKEEQDINIKIVDTKNVWLGTGFFVLYAQDLLKENPQISIDELYEKVNNIDNSKLYFYLDTFKYLIAGGRVGKVVGTVGTLLKIMPIIACNDEGIYHTVSKTRSEDKAIADITDRIKEFVAKNVGKKHYIAIVYKKDERLLKKIEEILKDEIMSAVKYIKYDVVTPALGVHSGPGALGVGAFCF, translated from the coding sequence ATGGATAAAATAGCAATATTGGCAGATACAGGCTGTGGACTTACAGACAATTATTGGGAAAAAGACACATATATGCTACCCTTATATGTGCATTTTTCAGATAAATCATATAAAGATATGGTGGAAATCAGCTCTAATGAGGTTTATGAAAAAATGGACAAAGAAGGATTAGCCAAAACAAGCATACCTTCAGTCGGAGAAATAAAACAGATGATAGAAAAAATAAAGTCTGACGGCTATACAGATATACTTGTAATAAGTCTGTCATCAGGGCTAAGCGGTGTTCATAATGCAATTTGTATGGCAGCAAAAGAAGAACAAGACATCAACATTAAAATAGTAGATACAAAAAATGTATGGCTTGGCACAGGATTTTTTGTACTATATGCACAAGATTTACTCAAAGAAAACCCTCAAATATCTATAGATGAGTTATATGAAAAAGTAAATAATATAGATAATTCGAAATTATATTTTTATTTAGATACATTTAAATATCTCATAGCAGGGGGAAGAGTAGGTAAAGTTGTAGGTACTGTTGGAACATTACTCAAGATAATGCCTATAATAGCTTGCAATGATGAAGGCATATATCATACTGTATCTAAAACGAGAAGCGAAGATAAGGCTATAGCTGATATAACAGATAGAATAAAAGAATTTGTAGCAAAAAATGTAGGCAAGAAACACTATATTGCAATAGTGTATAAAAAGGATGAACGATTGCTGAAAAAAATAGAAGAAATATTAAAAGATGAAATAATGTCGGCGGTAAAATATATAAAATATGATGTAGTGACACCGGCTTTGGGAGTACACAGCGGACCTGGAGCTCTTGGAGTAGGAGCATTTTGCTTTTAG